One Gordonia pseudamarae genomic window, TCGTCCGCCCCGCGGCACGGGTCATCCAGGTCCTGGATCACCGACGCACGGGGCATCGAGTCTTCCTGGGTGAGCACGCCCACCGTCGGCCGTCGGCCACTGTAGCGCCCCACGCTGAGAAAACCCATGCCACCGCGGCTGAGCGGACGACATGGGTTCTCCCTTCGGCTACTTGGCGTGGATACCGAGTAGGCCCGCGAGCTGCGTCGCGATCGGGTTGAGATTGAGCTTGTCCGGATCCTTCTTGGGAGTGTTGTCCCAGGGCTGAGGAATCGTCGGATTGGCCAGGTCGGCGCGTGCCGCGCTGCGCACACCCGTCGGATTGCCCACCGGAACCTTGCATTCGGCCTGCGTGTTGAACGGAAACTCGTCGTAGTTGATGTCGAAGTCCGGGTTCCGCTTCTTCATCTCCTCGATGATCTTCTGCGTGCTCTCGTAGCCCTTGGTGCAGGCCGGCGGGTTATTGGTCTCCAGCACGATGCCGAAGTGGATCTGCCCGTCACCGGGAACCACGCTCTTGCTGCCGGAAGACAGCGCCGACAGCATCGCGAAGATGGTGTTGGTGGCGTAACCGGTAGGCCCGATCGTCCGCATCGTGGTGCCGAGATCCTTCATGACCTTGGTCAGGTCACCACCGTGTTTGCGGAACAACTCCGACAACTCGGTACCCGCCGACGGACCGTTCTTCAGCACCCGCCGAATGTCCGGATCGGACGACTTGAGTGTCTCGGTGACCACGTCGAGGTTGCGGGCCCAGCTCAGGATCTCGTCCTTCTGCTCGGCCTGCGTACCCAGCACCACATTCGAGTTCTCGATCAGCGAGATGGTCTCGGGCAACGAGTCGACACCCGCCTTGGCCAGCACACCCAGCGAGTCCACGAGACGTTCGAGGTTCTCACTCTGCCTGTTGAACGCCTCGCCCAACTCGGTGACAACCGTGTGGAAATCATCGATCGGCACTTCCTCGGTGAACTTGATCGCCGAGTTCAGGATGTTTTCGACCGGTGGCGGAATCGACGTGCGCTCCCTCGGGATCACCGAGCCGTCCTTGAGGAACGGGCCCGCCGACGACGTCGGCTGCAGGTCGATGAACTGTTCGCCGACCGCCGAGCGGTTGGCGATCACGGCACTCGCCGACGCGGGAACCTTCGGGGCGCTCTTGTTGAGATTCAGGATGACGTCGACGCCGTCCTTGGTCAGCTTCAGATCGCCGACCGTACCGACCGGCGTGCCCTGGTAGGTCACCTCGGCGTTCTTGAAGATGCCGCCCGACGACTCGGCCATCTGCACCGTCACGTCGTACTGGCCGAGTCCGGACAACTTGTCCAGGCGCGCGTACTTGGCGCCAGCGTACACCACAGCGACGATGCCGACGATCGCGAACGCGATCAGCTGGATTTTGGCTAGCTTGCTGATCACTTGTCTACCCCGATCATCGAGAGCGGGCCGTCGATGAACCGCTGATCCGCGGCCGCGGGAGCCGGCATGACCGAATACTGCGTCTTCGCCCGGGACTTCGACTCCGACTCGGCCGTGTTCTTCTTCTTGGCCGAATATCTGCGGCCACTGGGCGGTGTGTTCGGACCGGGCTGCGCACCGGGCAGCGGGTTGATCAGGGTGATCGTCGGCCAGCCCGCCCGCGGACCGTTGCCGTTGACGTACGGGTTGCTCGGATCAACCGGATACGGGTGCGCCTGGACCGGCGAGTGCTTCGGTGTTCCCTGTCCCACACCGAGTGCCTCGATCTGGTTGAGGATCCGCAGGTCCAGTGTCATGAACAAGTTGGTCGAGTCACCGTGCACCGCGGGCAGGATCTCGTCCGGGAACGGAATCGTCAGGAACAACGGGGCCGAGGTGATCAGATCGGGCGCCGCCTTCGTCAGCTCGCTGAGCACCGGCCGCAACGCCTTCAGATCGGTGATCAGAGCGTCGCGGGACTTGGTGAGGATGCCGGTACCCACCTCGCCGAGCCGGTCGAGCTTGGTGAGCAGTT contains:
- a CDS encoding MCE family protein, with the translated sequence MISKLAKIQLIAFAIVGIVAVVYAGAKYARLDKLSGLGQYDVTVQMAESSGGIFKNAEVTYQGTPVGTVGDLKLTKDGVDVILNLNKSAPKVPASASAVIANRSAVGEQFIDLQPTSSAGPFLKDGSVIPRERTSIPPPVENILNSAIKFTEEVPIDDFHTVVTELGEAFNRQSENLERLVDSLGVLAKAGVDSLPETISLIENSNVVLGTQAEQKDEILSWARNLDVVTETLKSSDPDIRRVLKNGPSAGTELSELFRKHGGDLTKVMKDLGTTMRTIGPTGYATNTIFAMLSALSSGSKSVVPGDGQIHFGIVLETNNPPACTKGYESTQKIIEEMKKRNPDFDINYDEFPFNTQAECKVPVGNPTGVRSAARADLANPTIPQPWDNTPKKDPDKLNLNPIATQLAGLLGIHAK